aacattttaaaaataaggtcaaGTTTATGTGTGACGTGAACTTGAGTTGGGTAGCAACTGGCTGTACCTTTTATATGTGATtgagcctttttttaaattttgttaatcctcacccaaggatatttttccattgattttcagagagactgggagggaggggaggagggagagagagagagagaaacatcgatgtgagagagttacatggattggttgtctcccacacccacccagctggggccaggggtcgaacctgcaactcagggaCGTGCCCTCGACTAGGAATCACACCCACCTTCTGTGCCTGGGCTGATGCtccaccgctgagccacactggccagggcctgtgaTTGAGCCTTTTGATATATTGAGAGAGATTCACCAATGGGccgcctcctgcaaccccctactggttattgagcccacaacccgggcctgtgccctgaccgggaatcgaaccaattcagccgtgacctcctggttgatgggttgatgctcaaccactgagccgcactggtCGGGCAGACCTTTTGATCTTGGCCACTTTAGGCTCCTTGGGTTGTTTCGAATCCACTCTCCAGACCGGgccctgggtgtggggaggggaagggagagaggggggggagagggtaggcaggaggcggggcctggcgtGGGGGGGGCCTGTCCTTCCCCCCAGGGGCCACGCACTGGCCACGGGACCGGGTGCTCGGCTGACCGCCGCCCTCCTGGTGGGGAGCAGCGACCGCCTCCTCCAGCTCTGCAACCCGAACATCGCCACGATGAAGGAGGACATCCTCTACCACTTCGGCCTCAGCACCAGCTCGCACGACCTGCCGGCCATGTTCGGGGACGTGAAGGTGAGGCGCGGGGCCCGCCCCGATCCGTCTCCGCCAGCCGCCCCCACCGCGGCCGTTCGCCGAGCCACAGGCTGTCGGGTTCTTGCGAATTGTCCCTTGTCGTGTGTACCAGCCCGCGGGCAGCAGAAAACGGTCCGGGACGGCCCGTTGGCCCCGCTGCTTGCTCATCCGGGGTGTGCTGGGCCCACACGGGGGTTCCTAGTGCGTCTCAGGGGCCAGGGGACACGGCGTGGCCGGGGCAGGACAGGCAGAGCACCGCGCTGCGTGTGGTTCCTAAGGAACACGCTCACACGGCGCTGCGTCCCTTCACCCGCCTCAGTGGCTGTTTCCTCTTCAGAGACTTAGTTCCTTGACCATCAACCCCCTTAGCTGGCCTGCTTCCTGGCTTTTCTTGTGTAAAACAAGAGGAAAAGGGAGTTCTTACACACGTGGGTGACGGCCTTCAGTTCTCCGAGTCCCGCCGCTCCATGGCCACTTCCCGTGCCCCCGCCAGCCCCGGGCGCGTCCCACGCGTTGGCCACGTGCTGCTTGGGTGGTGGTGAGAGGTCGTAGACAGAAGCccgttttattttgttattttttttaattttcatttttttaaatatgtttttattgatgtcagagaggggaagggagagagagagaaacatccatggtgagagagaatcactgactggctgcctcctgcacgccccctactggggatggagcccacaacccaggcctgtgccctgaccgggaattgaaccctgacctctggttcataggtcgatgctcaaccactgagccacgccggccggggccagaagcccactttacagatgggctGTGGGGCCTGGGCCGCTCAGCGAGGAGCCGGCTCCCCAGACTGTGAGCTGCTGTCCACGTGCTGCTCAGAGGCCGCAGGCAGGGCCCCACCCGCCCCCGGAGAAGCAGGTCTGGGCCCCCTCCGGCGAGCCGTGGCTTTGCTGAGTGAGAcccccccagccaggccccccgAGTCACCAGGAGGCGCCCAGGCAGTCTGCTCGCTGGGGCCAGGGAgctgcatttctagcaagttccaGGAGGCGCAGGGTCGTGGGGGGGTGCGGGCCCTGCGCCGACGGCTCTGTCCTCTGCCGCAGttcgtgtgtgtggggggcagccCCTCCCGGATGAGTGCCTTCATCAAGTACGTGGCCtcggagctgggcctgggccggcCGGGCGAGGACTACCCCAACATCTGCGCGGGGACGGACCGCTACGCCATGTTCAAGGCGGGGCCCGTGCTGTCGGTCAGCGTGAGTGCCTGTCCCCGGGCGCCGTCCTGGGCTCTGCGGGCCCCCGGCCTCCACCCACAGGCCTGTCGGGCTGGGCGGATGGGACAGACCGAGGAGGCGCCGTGGGCTGCGGCCGGCGGTCGGTGCGGGAGCAGGGCGCGGGAGGAACGCCTGCAGGTGTGGGCGGGCTGTGCGGGGCTGGCTGTCGCCCAGGGCGGCGTGGGTCCCGGGGGACCGCCCTGtgccgcctcccgcctcccgagTCGCGCGGCCTTTGGTTTCTGTGCTGAGGTGCGTGCTCTGTGGCTgccgggggtgagggtgggggtgcggCAGCACACGGGCCGCGGAGCCTgacgcccctccctcccgcccagcaCGGCATGGGCATCCCCTCCATCGCCATCATGCTGCACGAGCTGCTCAAGCTGCTGTACCACGCCCGCTGCTCGGGCGTCACCGCCATCCGCATCGGCACGTCGGGCGGCATAGGTGAGTGGCCGGGGGCCGGGCCTTACCTGTTCTTAGAATGTTACTggtgagcccggctggtgtggttcagtggtggagtgtcgacctatgacccaggaggtcagggttcagttcccggtcagggcacaggcccgggttgcaggctccatccccagtgtggggcgtgcaggaggcagccggtccatgattctctctcatcatggatgtttctacctccctctcccgtcctctctgaaatcaatgaaaacatatatttaagaaaaaatagaatgttACCAGTGCCTCAGCGTTTGGGGTGCCGATGGGCCGGTCTCCTGCGTGTGCTTGGCCGCGCCGTCCGCCCCCCAGCGGCGGTGACACCGCTTCTGTCCTCAGGTCTGGAGCCCGGCTCCGTGGTGATCACCCGGCAGGCGGTGGACGCCTGCTTCAAGCCCGAGTTCGAGCAGCTGGTGCTGGGGAGGCGGGTGGTCCGCGGCACCGGCCTGGACGCGCGGCTGGTGCGGGAGCTGGCGCAGTGCTCCGCGGACCTGGACGAGTTCCCCACGGTCGTGGGCAACACCATGTGCACGCTGGACTTCTACGAAGGtgcgggagggagggatggatggagggagggatggagggagggggggcccgTCTCCGTCTCACCGGCGTGCTGTCCACGTCGGGCGCCACGCCTGCTGGAGAGGCGGTGTGGGCTccagggcaggtgggcggggggtCAGAGCATCCCTGCGCCCCGgcgggagccccccccccccccccccgcagcgtGGCCCTCTCCTCGTGTCCGCAGGGCAGGGCCGTCTGGACGGGGCCCTGTGCTCCTACACGGAGCAGGACAAGCAGGAGTACCTGCGGGCGGCCCACGCGGCCGGCGTCCGCAACATCGAGATGGAGTCGTCCGTCTTCGCCGCCATGTGCAGCGCCTGCGGCCTCCCAGGTAGGCGGGCACTCAGCCGCCACCGCTCCCTTCTCCCGCCCGGTCCACCCTCCCGGGTCCCCACCCCAGCGTCTGCCTCCCGCCCACCCTGTCCCTGAGGCCTGCGCTGGACGGGGTGCCGGCTGTGACGGTCACGTGGCCGAGGGCAGGGTCTCAGTATCTGGGAGTCCCGGGCCACCAGGTGGGCTGAGGACGGTGGCCACCGGCTCCCTCAGGTTTTCCGGGCAACAGACAGCACCAGCCCTGCGCTGGGTCTGGCTTTCAGACTGGGATTTGCATCGGGGAGTATGCTCCCCACGTTCCCGGCCACCCTGCATCGGGGTGTATCCCCCCCACGTTCCCGGCCACCCTGCATCGGGGTGTATCCCCCCCACGTTCCCGGCCACCCTGCATCGGGGTGTATCCTCCCCACGTTCCCGGCCACCCTGCATCGGGGTGTATGCTCCCCACGTTCCCGGCCACCCTGCATCGGGGTGTATCCCCCCCACGTTCCCGGCCACCCTGCATCGGGGTGTATCCTCCCCACGTTCCCAGCCACCCTGCATCGGGGTGTATTCCCCCCACGTTCCCGGCCACCCTGCATCGGGGTGTATCCTCCCCACGTTCCCGGCCACCCTGCAGGGCCAGCTCAGTCCGGGGATGTGCCTGGGACTCGGTGGGAAGCGAaggcggagggaggaggagagggcggggcaggaggaggccccAGGCCCTCTGCGCTCGCCCCCTGTCAACATGCCTGTGCGTCCccctgagggagggcagggcggcACCTTGTGTCGCAGGCTGAGCTGGAAGTCCCGCCCTCCCCGCTGACGTGACCTTTGCTCCCCGCAGCGGCCGTGGTGTGCGTCACCCTCCTCGACCGCCTGCGGGGGGACCAGATCTGCGCTCCCCACGACGTGCTGGCCGAGTACCAGCAGCGGCCGCAGCGGCTGGTCGGCCACTTCATCAAGCAGAGCCTGGCGGGGGCTGCCGTCCCTGCCTCCCGGAGACGATGCCAATGAGACCGAGGTCCGCTGTCTGCGGCCGCGCGATGAGGGAGCGGCTGCGCCCCGGGTCCCCTCCTCCGGCTCCAGGGCGCGCGCTCACGCGGATCGGCCTGATTTGGGTTTTCTGTACGAACGTTCCCCTGAAAATGGAAATGTTTCCGGGGGGAAACTTCAGACTTTTAAACGCTCATGGTTGTCTGATTTCACATCGCTAAGCAAGTCTGATTCTGGGGCCCGAACACTCACTTCCTGGTGTAGCTGTCCAGCCGGCGGTAGCGAGAGCCGCGAAcacccagaggcagcccaggaggctg
The genomic region above belongs to Eptesicus fuscus isolate TK198812 chromosome 14, DD_ASM_mEF_20220401, whole genome shotgun sequence and contains:
- the UPP1 gene encoding uridine phosphorylase 1 isoform X2; amino-acid sequence: MALPGGGAEEPEPHSDRLLQLCNPNIATMKEDILYHFGLSTSSHDLPAMFGDVKFVCVGGSPSRMSAFIKYVASELGLGRPGEDYPNICAGTDRYAMFKAGPVLSHGMGIPSIAIMLHELLKLLYHARCSGVTAIRIGTSGGIGLEPGSVVITRQAVDACFKPEFEQLVLGRRVVRGTGLDARLVRELAQCSADLDEFPTVVGNTMCTLDFYEGQGRLDGALCSYTEQDKQEYLRAAHAAGVRNIEMESSVFAAMCSACGLPAAVVCVTLLDRLRGDQICAPHDVLAEYQQRPQRLVGHFIKQSLAGAAVPASRRRCQ
- the UPP1 gene encoding uridine phosphorylase 1 isoform X1 — encoded protein: MALPGGGAEEPEPHSDRLLQLCNPNIATMKEDILYHFGLSTSSHDLPAMFGDVKFVCVGGSPSRMSAFIKYVASELGLGRPGEDYPNICAGTDRYAMFKAGPVLSVSHGMGIPSIAIMLHELLKLLYHARCSGVTAIRIGTSGGIGLEPGSVVITRQAVDACFKPEFEQLVLGRRVVRGTGLDARLVRELAQCSADLDEFPTVVGNTMCTLDFYEGQGRLDGALCSYTEQDKQEYLRAAHAAGVRNIEMESSVFAAMCSACGLPAAVVCVTLLDRLRGDQICAPHDVLAEYQQRPQRLVGHFIKQSLAGAAVPASRRRCQ
- the UPP1 gene encoding uridine phosphorylase 1 isoform X3, which codes for MGIPSIAIMLHELLKLLYHARCSGVTAIRIGTSGGIGLEPGSVVITRQAVDACFKPEFEQLVLGRRVVRGTGLDARLVRELAQCSADLDEFPTVVGNTMCTLDFYEGQGRLDGALCSYTEQDKQEYLRAAHAAGVRNIEMESSVFAAMCSACGLPAAVVCVTLLDRLRGDQICAPHDVLAEYQQRPQRLVGHFIKQSLAGAAVPASRRRCQ